A stretch of the Muntiacus reevesi chromosome 8, mMunRee1.1, whole genome shotgun sequence genome encodes the following:
- the LOC136172927 gene encoding proline-rich protein 23C-like has product MGSRPRSPGAYSSDRCGNQAGEPGPAKRRRTEERARPESESESETAPSVDNLTGSTAAGALTRVLVLPAGCALHLPLDDVDLVLEPQPTSVLQVALGDFILTLVPEALLGSRVEGPSGQVLERAAVLSPPGEYTALEPGFCAAVPEVACEEEANADDADSGADFLSPGMDVAGDLIAGLRSPAARVWRSDAQGFFSEFWPRAPNPSAERRSSHHDDHLDVHLLVPFPDSPLQPLPPSPSPSPHERPQRPHGPARKARRCLFPE; this is encoded by the coding sequence ATGGGCAGCAGGCCCCGAAGCCCCGGTGCTTACTCCTCGGACCGATGCGGAAACCAGGCCGGAGAACCCGGCCCTGCCAAGCGCCGCCGAACGGAGGAGCGCGCGCGCCCGGAGTCGGAGTCCGAGTCCGAGACGGCGCCCAGCGTGGACAACCTGACAGGATCTACGGCTGCAGGCGCGCTCACACGCGTGCTGGTTCTGCCCGCTGGCTGTGCCCTGCATCTGCCCCTGGACGACGTAGATCTGGTACTGGAGCCCCAGCCCACGTCCGTGCTGCAGGTGGCTCTCGGAGATTTTATCCTCACACTGGTCCCCGAGGCTCTCTTGGGCTCGAGGGTGGAAGGCCCGTCGGGACAGGTCCTTGAACGGGCCGCTGTCCTGAGCCCTCCCGGGGAGTACACGGCTCTGGAACCGGGATTCTGCGCAGCTGTGCCAGAGGTCGCTTGCGAAGAAGAGGCCAACGCGGACGACGCCGACTCGGGCGCTGACTTCCTGTCACCTGGGATGGATGTGGCAGGCGACCTCATCGCTGGGCTCCGCAGCCCAGCCGCCAGGGTGTGGCGCTCCGACGCACAGGGCTTCTTCTCAGAGTTCTGGCCTCGAGCGCCTAACCCTAGTGCAGAGAGACGCTCTTCTCACCACGACGACCACCTGGACGTGCACCTTCTAGTGCCCTTTCCCGATTCACCACTCCAACCTCTACCGCCCTCTCCAAGTCCGAGCCCTCATGAGCGCCCCCAGCGCCCTCACGGTCCTGCGCGCAAGGCTCGGAGATGTCTGTTTCCAGAATGA